In the Streptomyces spororaveus genome, TCACCGAGATTGCCCGTATCAACACCCGTGTGAACGAAGGCGGTTGAGCAGATGGCATGGCGGGACAGGCTGCGTCGGCGCGCCGCCGTGCCGGAAGCCGCGGCGGCGACGGCCGGGACACCGGCGGCGGCCGGATCCGGGGCGGGATCCGGAGGCACGGCCGCGCCCGGGGCCGTACCCGGCGACTGGGACGGCGGCTGGCGCATGACGGCGCCGCCCGCGCTGACCGTGTCCCGCGCGGCCATGGGCGTCAGCGACGGGCTCGCCTTCCGCTCCGGCCTGGCCGCGTGGCGCGACCCGTCGTTCGACACCGGGCTCGCGCACGCGCTGCTGCCGTCCGCCCCGACCGGCCTCGTCCGCGGGGTCACCCGCCCCGCCGGCCCGCGCAGCGGCCCCGGCGGCGGCGGCCCGCTCCTGCTGCGGGCACTGCCCACCGAGCCGGGCGCGGAGCCGGAGGTGCCGTCGGCCGCGCGGCGCGACACCCCACGGGTCTCGCACCGTACGCGGCCCGACCCGGCGCGCCCGGGGACGGCCGCGTCCACCCCGGACCGCGGCACGCCGGGTCCGGTCCTCTCGCGCGCACCCGCCCGGGGTGACGCGGGCACCCCACCGTCGAGCGGCTCCCGCGGCACCGACCGCACCCCTGGCCCGGCCGCCCCGCCTACCCGGGGCACCGCAGGCACCCCGACGCCGACCGGCCCGCCCGTCTCCCGCGCCCCCGCCCGCGGTGACACGGGCACACCATCACCGGGCACGCCGCGCACCACGCCGCCAACCCGACCCCTCGTCTCCCCCACCCCGGCCAGGGACACCACGGACACCCCACCCACAGGCACCCCGCGCACCACCACGCCGGCCGGCCCGCTCGTCTCCCGTGCCCCCGCCCGCGGTGACACGGGCACACCATCACCGGGCACGCCGCGCACGTCGACGGTGGTTCCGGACGCGACGGCGGGGGCGACGGCGGCTGCGGCGAACGCCGTGGCACCGTCCCGCGCCGGCGACCACGTACGGGCCCGGGCCGCGGGCTCCGGCCCCGCCCCGTCGGGCACTTCGGGCGGGTCCGGTTCCGGGCCCGGCGCACGGGGCCTCACGTCCACCCACTCCGCAGCCGTGCTCGGGGCGTCCGCGCCAGCCGTGCAGCGGGCTGCCGTCTCCCCCGCCGAGCCCGGCCGTACGGCGATCTCGCCCGGGCGGTTCCCGGTGGTCCGCCGCATCGCGGTGGTCCCCGGGGCATCCACCGAAGCCGTGTCCGGGCCCGCGGCCCAGCGCTCCGCCGCACGCCCCTCCGGGCCCGGGGCGCCCGCCCCGGCGGCCCCCGCCGTGGTCCGGCCGCGCCCCGTCGGGCGTGCGCTCACCACCGCCCGGGTCCCTGCCACGCCACGGCGCCGCGTGTCCGCCGTGCGGCCGTCCGCCGCGCCGGATCCGGCCCTGGGCGTACCCGTTCAGCGCGCGCAGACCCGCGCACCGCTCGCCACCCCACTCGGCACCCCGCACACCGAACTCCCGCCCACAGCACCACCGTCGACCCCCGCCCCGGCCATGCCCACGGTGCAGCGCCGGGCAGAACCCTCGGAGACGCCGGTGCACCACACCCACACGCCGCTCACCGAGCTCCCGCCCGCGGTCACACCGTCGACCCCCACCCCCGCGGGCGGCCCCGCACCGGAAACGCCCGTCCAGCGGATACGGACCCGCGCACCCCTCGCCGAACTCCCGCCCACCGCCACCCCATCGGCCCCCACCCCGGCCATGCCCGCCATGCCCGCCCTGCAGCGCCAGGTGGAACCCGCCGCGAGCGGCCCGGTGGCGGAGACGCCCGTCCAGCCGGCCGCCGCCGAGTTGGCGGCCACGGCCACCCCGACGAACCCGACCCCGGCCATGCCGACCCTGCAGCGCCAGGCGGAACCCGCCGCAGGCGGCCCCGCACCGGAAACGCCCGTCCAGCGGATACGGACCCGCGCACCCCTCGCCGAACTCCCGCCCACCGCCACCCCATCGGCCCCCACCCCGGCCATGCCCGCCATGCCCGCCCTGCAGCGCCAGGCGGAACCCGCCGCGAGCGGCCCGGTGGCGGAGACGCCCGTCCAGCCGGCCGCCGCCGAGTTGGCGGCCACGGCCACCCCGACGAACCCGACCCCGGCCATGCCGACCCTGCAGCGCCAGGCGGAACCCGCCGCAGGCGGCCCCGCACCGGAAACGCCCGTACAGCGGATGCGGACCCGCGCACCCCTCGGCGCACCCCTCGCCGAACTCCCGCCCACCGCCACCCCATCGGCCCCCACCCCGGCCATGCCGACCCGGCAGCGCCCGGCAGCACCGTCGGAGGCGCCGCTCACCGGGCCACCGCCCGCGGTCACACCGTCGACCCCCACCACCGCCACCCCGGCCATGCCGACCGTGCAGCGTCAGGCAGGGCCCGCCGCCGGCGGCCCCGCGCCGCGGGTGCGCAGCGGCCTGGGGGCGCCCGTGCCGTCGATGCCGGTGAGCGCCGTCTCCTCCAGGTCCCGCGGGCACACGCCTCTGCCGGGCGCGGGCGCGGGCACGTCTGCCGCGCAGCCCCGTACCGGAGGGCCGGACGGGCGGGCCACCACCGCCGCCCGGGAGCGTTCCGGGCCGGTCCCGCTCGTGGCCGCCCGTGCCGTCGGCGGGACGGCCGCGCCCCGCGCGGCCGCGCCCCGGGCGCTCCGGCTCCTGGCGGCTCGGCCCCTGGCCCTCGGCACCCTTGACGTGGCGGGCATGGGGGCCGCGCCGGCCGCCGTATCCCGCCCCCGCCCGGCCGGCCGGCCCGTGGTCCCGGCGCGCTGGTCCGCCCCGTCCCCCACCGCACCGCGGCAGACGCCGCAGACGCGGCAGATCCAGCGAGCCGCCCCCGTACCCCCGCGCCCGGCGCCCGCCACGCCCGCGGCTCGCGCCGCAGCCGTCCCGCTGACCGTGACCGGCCCGTACGCGCCGCCGCTCGTGGTCCAGCCGGCCCCCACCGCTCCGGGTGCGGGACCCGTGCCCGTCGTACGGCCCGCCATCACCCCGGGCGCGCCCGTCCCCTCGCCGCCGCCGAGCGCCCCGCCCCCGGTGCAGCGCGACGCCGGCGGCAGCCGGACCGGCGGGAGCCGGACCGGCCCCGGCCGGTCCGACAGCGCGCGCGACCCGCTGCCGCACGGTGGCGGCGACCTCGACATCGACGACCTGGCACGGCGTCTGCTCGACCCGGTCGCCCGCCTGCTGCGCACCGAGTTGCGGCGCGGCCGGGAACGCGCGGGCCGGCCCTTCGACGGCCGCCGCTGAGAACGCGTACGAACGAGAAACGGACGACGGACCGATGACGGACAACATCTTCGCCACCAGCGTGTTCTTCCGGCTGGCCATCGGCGGCAACGACCTGGGCGCCTTCCACACCTGCTCCGGCATGGGCGCCGAGGTCGAGATGGAGAGCTACGCCGAGGGTGGCAACAACGGCTTCACCTGGCAGCTGCCGGGCCGTGTGACCTGGTCGAACATCACCCTCACCCGGCCCGTCACCGCGGACACGGCGAAGATCGGCCGCTGGCTGGACGAGACGCTGCGGCGGGTCGAGCCCAAGGACGGGGAGATCGTGGCGCTCCGGCCGGATCTGAGCCGGATCATCAGCTGGCAGGTGTTCGGGATCGTCCCGGTCCGCTGGCAGGGGCCGTCCTTCGACCCCGCCAACTCGGCCGCGGCGGTCGAGACGCTGGAGATCGCCCACCAGGGGCTGCTGCCCACCTGACCGCCTGGCCCACCTGACCGCCGGGACCGCCCGGCCCCTCCCGTACTCCTCCTCCCAGCCCGCTCCCGAAGGGAAGAACCACGCCATGGCCTCATCGGCACGCGCCAGCCGCGCCCGGGCCCAGCTCACCCTCAAGGAGCCCCCGGCCTCCGTCGGCGCCAAGCCGGGCGGGGTGGTCGCGAAGCTCGACCTCCAGTTCAACCCGTCGACCCTGCAGCTGGGCAAGACCACCGAGTGGCGGCGCTCCCCGTCCCGGATGGCCGGGCAGTCGGCGCTGCCCGAGTTCGTCGGCAGCGGTCCGCGCACGCTCAGCCTGGACGTGTTCCTGGACGCGACCGCCACCCACGACAACTCGGTGGAGCAGGCGGTGGAGAAGCTGATGAAGGCGTGCGTGCCGACCCCGGCCAGCCTCGGCCGCAAGAAGCCGGCGAGCCCCTGGGTGCGCTTCGAGTGGGGCAGCGCGCGGACGACGTCGTTCGACGGGGTCCTGTCGAACCTGTCGGTGTCGTACACGCTCTTCGACGTGGACGGCAAACCGCTACGGGCCACCTGCTCGCTGTCCATCGAGGAGGCGAGCGTCGACCCGCCGGGCCAGAACCCGACCTCCGGCTCGCGCACCGCCCGCAGCACCCACACCGTGGTGGCGGGCGACAGCCTGGCGATGCTCGCCTGGCGCGAGTACGGCGACGCGACGGCCTGGCGGGTCATCGCGGAGGCCAACGGCATCGACGACCCGATGGCGCTCGTGCCGGGCAGCGAGATCGTGGTTCCCGGTACGCGGGACCAGCACGGCGAGGAGGAGCAGCGGTGAGCGGGTCCGAACCCGGGGGCCGGTCGTTCGCGGCCGACCCGATCGTGGAGGCCCCGGGCGAACTGCCGCAGATCTGGGCGGCTCAGCTGGTGAGCTGCGTGGTGGACGAGAACGTGGGCCTGCCGGACACGGCCGTGCTCACCTACCGCGACCCCGACCACGAGTTCCTGCGTGCCACCGGCATCACCATCGGCAGTCCGCTGCGGGTGTCGGTGGCCACCGTGAAGGGGCAGGCACGGGAGCGGCTGTTCAACGGCGAGGTCACGGCCCTGGAGATCGACCGGGACCGCACCGGATCGTTCACCGTCGTGCGGGCCTACTCCAAGGCGCACCGCCTCCAGCGCGGCCGCAGGGTGGTGGCGTACCGGAACATGACGGCCGCCGCCATCGTCCGCAAGGTGGCCGCCGGAGCGGGCCTCGCCGTCGGCAAGGTGGAAGCGGCGCCGGTGACGTACAAGCAGCTGTCCCAGGCGAACGTCTCCGACTGGGACTTCCTGCAGTACCTCGCGGGCGAGAGCGGTGCCCAGGTGCGCGTCGACGACAAGGGGCTGCTCCAGTTCACCCGGCCCGTGAAGGCGTCCGGGGCGCCCGCCCCGTCGACGTCGGCCGTACGCGATCCGATGGTCCTGGAGTACGGGAGGAACCTGCTGGCCCTGCGGGCCGCGCTGTCGGCCGCCGACGGCTCCTCGACCGTGCAGGTCCGCGGCTGGGACGTGACCACCAAGCGGCCGCTGGTCGCCGAACAGCCGTCGGTGGTGAGCGACACGGTGGTACCGGGCCTCAGCCCCCAGCTCGCCGCGCGCTTCGGGAAGTCGGCCGTGGCCGTCACCGACACTCCGTACCGTACGCAGGCCGAGACCACGGCGGTCGCGAAGGCGGCGGCGGACCGGACCAGCTCCGGCTTCGGCGAACTGGAGGCGGTCGCCGAGGGGAACCCGCTGCTGCGGGCGGGCAAGGCGGTGGCGCTCGGCAACGTCGGACAGGCGTTCTCCGGCCGGTACACGGCGACGGCGGTGCAGCACGTCCTGGAGCCGCACGGCGGCTACCGCACCACCGTGTGGGTCAGCTCCAGCCCGGACCGCTCCCTGGCCGGCCTGGTGACCGGCGCCAACGCGCCGGGGCGCGGCCCGCGCATCCCGGGACTCGCGATCGGCGTGGTGACGGACGTGCGCGAGCCGAACGGCTCCGAACGCGGCGCGGTACGGCTGAAGTTCCCCTGGCTGGACGACACCTACGTCAGCGACTGGGTGCGCACCGTCCAGTGGGGCGGCAAGGGCGGCGGCGGTGTGGTGAGCCCCGAGGTCAACGACGAGGTGCTCGTCGGGTTCGAGCAGGGGCTGCTCGACAGCCCGTACGTCATCGGCGGGCTCTACAACGGCGTGGACCAGCCCTCACCGCACGACGTGCCGCTGATCGACAAGACCAGCGGGAAGGTCAACCGCCGCTCGGTCGTCTCGCGTTCGGGCCACCGCGTGGAACTGCTGGACGCGGCGGCGCCGGGCCCCTCCGGGCTGCGGCTGACGACCGGGGACGAACGGCTCGAAGTACGCCTGGACGACCGCCGGGACCGCATCGAGCTCACCGTGTTCGCGGGGCGGGGCCGCCCGCTGACCTCGGTCCTGCTGGACAGGAACGGCATCACCCTCGACGCGCGGCAGGGCACGGTGAAGGTGTCCGGCCGCCAGGTCGACATCGACGGCACCGCCGGGGTGAGCATCGCCGGCCGCTCGGTGAAGGTGTCCGGAGCCGCGGACGTCACCGTCAACGGCGGCCTGCTCGCCACCCTCAAGGCCCGGCTCATCCGCATCAACTGAGCCCTGCCCCGACCCCCTTGGACCACGACCCCGACCACGGCCACGTCCCCGGCCCGTCCCCGTCCCCGTCCCCGTCCCCGTCCCCGTCCCCGAGGAGCACCGATGCCAGCCGCAGCCCGTACGGGCGACCCCACCAACCACGGCGGCCGGATCGCCACGCCGCCGCCCGGCGCCGCCGCGGCGGTCGCGACGGTGCTGATCGGCGGGCAGCCCGCCGCCGTCGTGGGAAGCCTGCACGTCTGCCCGGTCCCGCCGCACGCGGCCACGGGTCCGGCCAACGTGCTCATGCCCAACCCGGTCGCCCTCGCCGCGGGCGCGGTGCTCATCGGCGGGCTGCCCGCCGCCCGGGCGCGCGACCAGACCGCGTGCGGGGCGATGGTCCTGACCGGCGCCCTGAACGTCCTGATCGGCGGTGTGTGATGAGCGAACGGTTCATCGGGCGCGGCTGGGCCTTCCCCCTGCGGGTCGGGCCGACCGGCGGGATCGCCATGGTCGAACGCGAACGGGAGCTGGAGGAGGCCATCCGGCTGGTCCTGGGCACCGCCCCGGGAGAACGGCCCATGCGGCCCGAATTCGGCTGCGGCATCCACGAGTACGTCTTCGCCCCCGGCGACGGCGACACCGCCGGACGGGTCGCCCAGCAGGTGCGCGAGGCCCTGGAACGCTGGGAGCCCCGGATCGCGGTGGACGAGGTCGTCGTGGCCTTCGACTCCGTGGAGGCGGGCACCCTCTACATCGATGTGCACTACACGGTGCGCACCACCAACGACCGGCGCAACCTGGTCTTCCCCTTCTACACGATCCCCTCCGAGGAGGGGGCCGAGGAAATGGTCGCGGACTGATGGCCCTGCCCTCCCCCAACCTGGACGACCGACGGTTCCAGCAGCTCGTCGACGAGGCGAAGCGGTACGTGCAGCAGCGCGCGCCGGAGTGGACCGACCACAACGTCTCCGACCCGGGCGTCACCCTGATCGAGACGTTCGCGTACCTCGTGGACCAGCTGCTGTACCGGCTGAACCGGGTCCCGGAGAAGAACTACCTCGCGTTCCTGGACCTGTTGGACATCCAGCTGTACCCGCCGTCGGCCGCCGTCGCCGACGTCGACTTCTGGCTGTCGGCCCCGCAGCCCGACACGGTGACACTGCCCGCGGGCACCGAGGTGACCACCGCCCCCGGCGAGTCCGAGGAAGCCGTGGTCTTCGCGACGACCGGCGATCTGCGCATCGTGCCCAGCGAGTTGACGCGCCTGGTCACCGCGCCCCGCACCGGAGACATGACCGACCGGACCGGTGCGCTCGCCGAGGGCCGCGACATACCGTGCTTCCAGGCGGCGCCCGAGCCCGGCGACGCCCTGCTGTTCGGCCTGCCGACGGCGGTACCGCGCTGCGTGGTCGCGGTCCGGCTCGACAGCCGCGTCGAGGGCGTCGGCGTCGACCCGCGCCAGCCCCCGCTGGTCTGGGAGGCGTGGGACGGCGGCCGCTGGCAGCCGTGCGAGACCGACTCCGACAGCACCGGCGGACTCAACCGGCCCGGTGAGGTCATCGTGTACGTACCGGCCGGGCACACCGCCTCGCTGCTCGGCGGCACCCGCGCCGGCTGGCTGCGCTGCCGGGTCACCGCGCCGGAGCCCGGCCAGCCGTTCTACTCGGAGTCCCCGACCGTGCGTGAGGCCGCCGTCTTCACCGTCGGCGGCACCATGCCCGTGGAGCACGCCGAGCGCGTGAGCGACGTACCGCTCGGCCGGTCGGAGGGGGTGGCGGGGCAGACCTTCCGGCTCGGCCGCCCGCCCGTGCTGCTCGACGGGGAGCCGCCGGTGGTGGAGGTGTCCTCCGCCGAGGGGT is a window encoding:
- a CDS encoding phage tail protein codes for the protein MTDNIFATSVFFRLAIGGNDLGAFHTCSGMGAEVEMESYAEGGNNGFTWQLPGRVTWSNITLTRPVTADTAKIGRWLDETLRRVEPKDGEIVALRPDLSRIISWQVFGIVPVRWQGPSFDPANSAAAVETLEIAHQGLLPT
- a CDS encoding CIS tube protein — encoded protein: MASSARASRARAQLTLKEPPASVGAKPGGVVAKLDLQFNPSTLQLGKTTEWRRSPSRMAGQSALPEFVGSGPRTLSLDVFLDATATHDNSVEQAVEKLMKACVPTPASLGRKKPASPWVRFEWGSARTTSFDGVLSNLSVSYTLFDVDGKPLRATCSLSIEEASVDPPGQNPTSGSRTARSTHTVVAGDSLAMLAWREYGDATAWRVIAEANGIDDPMALVPGSEIVVPGTRDQHGEEEQR
- a CDS encoding VgrG-related protein, yielding MSGSEPGGRSFAADPIVEAPGELPQIWAAQLVSCVVDENVGLPDTAVLTYRDPDHEFLRATGITIGSPLRVSVATVKGQARERLFNGEVTALEIDRDRTGSFTVVRAYSKAHRLQRGRRVVAYRNMTAAAIVRKVAAGAGLAVGKVEAAPVTYKQLSQANVSDWDFLQYLAGESGAQVRVDDKGLLQFTRPVKASGAPAPSTSAVRDPMVLEYGRNLLALRAALSAADGSSTVQVRGWDVTTKRPLVAEQPSVVSDTVVPGLSPQLAARFGKSAVAVTDTPYRTQAETTAVAKAAADRTSSGFGELEAVAEGNPLLRAGKAVALGNVGQAFSGRYTATAVQHVLEPHGGYRTTVWVSSSPDRSLAGLVTGANAPGRGPRIPGLAIGVVTDVREPNGSERGAVRLKFPWLDDTYVSDWVRTVQWGGKGGGGVVSPEVNDEVLVGFEQGLLDSPYVIGGLYNGVDQPSPHDVPLIDKTSGKVNRRSVVSRSGHRVELLDAAAPGPSGLRLTTGDERLEVRLDDRRDRIELTVFAGRGRPLTSVLLDRNGITLDARQGTVKVSGRQVDIDGTAGVSIAGRSVKVSGAADVTVNGGLLATLKARLIRIN
- a CDS encoding PAAR domain-containing protein, with the translated sequence MPAAARTGDPTNHGGRIATPPPGAAAAVATVLIGGQPAAVVGSLHVCPVPPHAATGPANVLMPNPVALAAGAVLIGGLPAARARDQTACGAMVLTGALNVLIGGV
- a CDS encoding GPW/gp25 family protein, whose amino-acid sequence is MSERFIGRGWAFPLRVGPTGGIAMVERERELEEAIRLVLGTAPGERPMRPEFGCGIHEYVFAPGDGDTAGRVAQQVREALERWEPRIAVDEVVVAFDSVEAGTLYIDVHYTVRTTNDRRNLVFPFYTIPSEEGAEEMVAD
- a CDS encoding putative baseplate assembly protein → MALPSPNLDDRRFQQLVDEAKRYVQQRAPEWTDHNVSDPGVTLIETFAYLVDQLLYRLNRVPEKNYLAFLDLLDIQLYPPSAAVADVDFWLSAPQPDTVTLPAGTEVTTAPGESEEAVVFATTGDLRIVPSELTRLVTAPRTGDMTDRTGALAEGRDIPCFQAAPEPGDALLFGLPTAVPRCVVAVRLDSRVEGVGVDPRQPPLVWEAWDGGRWQPCETDSDSTGGLNRPGEVIVYVPAGHTASLLGGTRAGWLRCRVTAPEPGQPFYSESPTVREAAVFTVGGTMPVEHAERVSDVPLGRSEGVAGQTFRLGRPPVLLDGEPPVVEVSSAEGWQRWEVVEHFGRSGPDDRHVRVNATTGEFAFPPVLREADGTLRPCGAVPPKGSQVRVARYRTGGGPAGNVSRGAISVLRSSVPYVARVTNREAARGGVAGETVDNAKLRAPQALRMQERAVTAEDYEIIAREAAPSVRRVRCLPATDGSGGTAGAGAVRVLVVPDAVADERDDRLRFEQLIPSDQVLAAIAGTLDERRLIGTRLVVEPPVYQGVTVVARLSAPAADADRVREAALAALFRHLNPLHGGPDGGGWPFGRPVQYGEVFGVLQRAVGDVLVEEIRMFAADPVTGRRGAPVDRIDIGAGALVFSYQHQVVVTEPEKGVRA